One part of the Streptomyces ferrugineus genome encodes these proteins:
- a CDS encoding SGNH/GDSL hydrolase family protein, which translates to MRRCVWISAVVLALFAALVPSVSAQAAGERGAVPLPLERLFDNMAVSDDTRPTAANFDGSGASLSAQDLAAAGWTAGRALTVQGARLTWPNRQPGEPDNVLAAGQDVRMRGHGDALAFLVAGTAGVDVGGAGTVLYADGARSAYHLTASDWRTGPLATKAVALPHINTPGGQLAERARLYVVTVPLLPGREVAAVRLPQATGLHVFAVAVRAPAPGWTGSWATATGGYPTVGPWTDRTLRLVVHTSVGGPRVRLRFDNTFAAGPVRIGGATVAVQRAGAAAKSTPARVSFRGAAGVEIPAGAQAYSDPLGFAVPADANLLVSFHLPGTVPAAPVHRLAQQRSYVSGPGDHTADVSAAAYGTVLTSWPLLTGVDVGGGPGSVVLLGDSITDGDKSTVDANRRWPDVLATRLLKQSVVPRYGVLNQGISGNRVVSDRYPGDGVSTDTAGVSALYRFDRDVVAQTSVRTAVVFEGINDVRWGTTSEQVIAGLRAIADRGHARGLRMLAATILPCEGEARCTAAVDAERSAVNAWIRGAGVFDGVLDFDTVVRDPARPSRMLPAYDSGDHLHPGDAGLAALAESVDLRVLVP; encoded by the coding sequence GTGCGCCGATGTGTGTGGATCTCCGCGGTCGTCCTTGCCCTCTTCGCGGCCCTGGTGCCGAGCGTCTCCGCACAGGCGGCGGGCGAGCGCGGAGCCGTGCCGCTCCCGCTGGAGCGGCTCTTCGACAACATGGCCGTCAGTGACGACACCCGGCCCACCGCGGCCAACTTCGACGGGTCGGGCGCCTCCCTGTCGGCGCAGGACCTCGCGGCCGCCGGCTGGACGGCCGGCCGCGCGCTGACCGTGCAGGGCGCCAGGCTGACCTGGCCGAACCGACAGCCGGGCGAGCCGGACAACGTCCTCGCCGCCGGTCAGGACGTGCGGATGCGCGGCCACGGCGACGCGCTCGCCTTCCTGGTGGCGGGCACGGCCGGCGTCGACGTCGGCGGCGCCGGGACGGTGCTGTACGCCGACGGCGCCCGGTCCGCCTACCATCTGACCGCCTCCGACTGGCGCACCGGCCCGCTCGCCACCAAGGCGGTCGCCCTGCCGCACATCAACACCCCCGGCGGCCAACTCGCCGAGCGCGCACGGCTGTACGTCGTCACCGTCCCGCTCCTGCCGGGCCGCGAGGTCGCCGCCGTACGGCTGCCGCAGGCCACCGGGCTGCATGTGTTCGCGGTGGCGGTGCGCGCCCCGGCCCCGGGCTGGACGGGGAGTTGGGCGACGGCGACCGGCGGCTACCCGACCGTGGGGCCGTGGACCGACCGGACGCTGCGCCTGGTGGTGCACACCTCGGTGGGCGGGCCGCGGGTGCGGCTGCGGTTCGACAACACCTTCGCGGCGGGGCCGGTGCGGATCGGCGGCGCCACGGTGGCGGTGCAGCGGGCGGGCGCGGCGGCGAAGTCGACGCCGGCGCGGGTGTCGTTCCGGGGCGCGGCGGGCGTCGAGATCCCGGCGGGGGCGCAGGCGTACAGCGATCCGCTGGGCTTCGCCGTGCCGGCGGACGCCAATCTGCTGGTCAGCTTCCATCTGCCGGGGACCGTGCCGGCCGCGCCCGTGCACCGGCTCGCGCAGCAGCGGTCGTATGTGAGCGGGCCGGGCGACCACACCGCGGACGTGTCCGCGGCGGCGTACGGCACCGTTCTGACCAGTTGGCCGCTGCTGACCGGCGTCGACGTGGGCGGTGGACCGGGGTCCGTGGTGCTGCTGGGGGACTCGATCACCGATGGCGACAAGTCGACGGTGGACGCGAACCGGCGGTGGCCCGATGTGCTGGCCACACGGCTGCTGAAGCAGAGTGTGGTCCCGCGCTATGGGGTGCTCAACCAGGGGATTTCGGGCAACCGTGTGGTCTCCGACCGCTACCCCGGGGACGGGGTCTCCACGGACACGGCCGGGGTGAGTGCGCTGTACCGGTTCGACCGGGATGTCGTGGCCCAGACGTCGGTGCGTACCGCGGTGGTGTTCGAGGGCATCAACGATGTGCGCTGGGGCACGACCTCGGAGCAGGTGATCGCCGGGCTGCGCGCGATCGCCGACCGGGGGCATGCACGGGGGCTGCGGATGCTGGCGGCGACGATTCTGCCGTGCGAGGGGGAGGCGCGGTGCACGGCCGCCGTCGATGCGGAGCGCTCCGCGGTGAACGCGTGGATCCGCGGTGCCGGGGTGTTCGACGGCGTCCTCGACTTCGACACCGTCGTCCGGGACCCGGCACGCCCTTCCCGGATGCTCCCCGCGTACGACAGTGGAGACCATCTGCATCCTGGGGATGCGGGGCTCGCGGCGCTGGCCGAGTCGGTGGACCTGAGGGTGTTGGTTCCTTGA
- a CDS encoding exodeoxyribonuclease III, producing the protein MRIATWNVNSITARLPRLLSWLESSDTDVLCLQEAKVAEEQFPFDPLRDLGYEAAVNATGRWNGVAVLSRVGLKEVVKGLPGDPGYDGVVEPRAISATCGPIRVWSVYVPNGREVDHPHYAYKLQWFESLKAAVAGDAGGSRPFAVMGDYNVAPTDDDVYDRSVFEGSTHVTPAERAALASLRESGLTDVVPRPLKYDHPYTYWDYRQLCFPKNRGMRIDLVYGNEPFAKSVTDSYVDREERKGKGASDHAPVVVDLDV; encoded by the coding sequence ATGCGCATCGCCACCTGGAACGTGAACTCGATCACCGCCCGCCTGCCCAGGCTCCTGTCCTGGCTGGAGAGCAGCGACACCGACGTGCTCTGCCTCCAGGAAGCCAAGGTCGCCGAGGAGCAGTTCCCGTTCGACCCGCTGCGCGACCTGGGCTACGAGGCGGCGGTCAACGCCACCGGCCGGTGGAACGGCGTGGCGGTGCTCTCCCGCGTGGGCCTCAAGGAGGTCGTCAAGGGCCTGCCGGGCGACCCCGGCTACGACGGCGTCGTGGAGCCCCGCGCCATCTCCGCGACCTGCGGCCCGATCCGCGTCTGGTCGGTGTACGTGCCCAACGGCCGTGAGGTGGACCACCCCCACTACGCCTACAAGCTCCAGTGGTTCGAGTCCCTCAAGGCCGCCGTCGCCGGCGACGCGGGCGGCAGCCGCCCGTTCGCGGTGATGGGCGACTACAACGTGGCGCCGACGGACGACGACGTCTACGACCGCTCCGTCTTCGAGGGCTCCACCCATGTCACCCCGGCCGAGCGCGCCGCCCTGGCCTCCCTGCGCGAGTCCGGCCTGACCGACGTGGTCCCGCGCCCCCTGAAGTACGACCACCCGTACACCTACTGGGACTACCGCCAGCTCTGCTTCCCCAAGAACCGCGGCATGCGCATCGACCTGGTGTACGGCAACGAGCCGTTCGCCAAGTCGGTCACCGACTCCTACGTCGACCGCGAGGAGCGCAAGGGCAAGGGCGCGTCGGACCACGCGCCGGTGGTGGTGGACCTGGATGTGTAG
- a CDS encoding MBL fold metallo-hydrolase, with translation MKLTKKSHACVRLEKDGQTLVVDPGGFSEEDAAVGADAILVTHEHPDHFDEARLRAAMEANPAAGIWTLKSVAERISAAFPGRVHTVGHGDTFTTAGFDIQVHGELHAVIHPDIPRITNVGYLIDGGRVFHPGDALTVPDHPVETLMLPVMAPWNKIAEVIDYVREVKPQRAYDIHDALLTDLARPIYDRQIGGLGGSTHLRLTPGDSAEL, from the coding sequence ATGAAGCTCACGAAGAAGTCGCACGCCTGCGTCCGCCTCGAGAAGGACGGACAGACGCTCGTCGTCGATCCCGGTGGGTTCAGCGAGGAGGACGCCGCGGTCGGCGCCGACGCGATCCTCGTCACCCACGAACACCCCGACCACTTCGACGAGGCCCGGCTGCGGGCGGCCATGGAGGCCAACCCCGCCGCCGGGATCTGGACGCTGAAGTCCGTCGCGGAGCGGATCTCGGCGGCGTTCCCGGGCCGTGTGCACACCGTCGGCCACGGCGACACCTTCACCACCGCCGGCTTCGACATCCAGGTCCACGGCGAACTGCACGCCGTCATCCACCCGGACATCCCGCGCATCACCAACGTCGGCTACCTCATCGACGGCGGCCGCGTCTTCCACCCGGGCGACGCCCTCACCGTGCCCGACCACCCCGTCGAGACGCTGATGCTCCCGGTCATGGCGCCCTGGAACAAGATCGCGGAGGTCATCGACTACGTCCGCGAGGTCAAGCCGCAGCGCGCCTACGACATCCATGACGCGCTGCTCACCGACCTGGCCCGCCCGATCTACGACCGCCAGATCGGCGGCCTGGGCGGCTCGACCCATCTGCGCCTGACGCCGGGGGACTCGGCGGAGCTGTGA
- the pcaDC gene encoding bifunctional 3-oxoadipate enol-lactonase/4-carboxymuconolactone decarboxylase PcaDC, which produces MSETPSNTLQYRFDGPEEAPVLILGPSLGTTWHMWDRQVPELTQHWRVFRFDLPGHGGAPAYPAGSVTDLAERLLATLDGLGVQRFGYAGCALGGALGLELALRHPGRLASLALIAASPRFGTADEFRQRGVIVRTNGLDPIARTSPDRWFTSGFAAAQPAITEWAVQMVRTTDPGCYISACEALASFDVRDRLGGVTVPTLVLVGSDDQVTGPAEARTLVAGIPDARLAVVPGASHLVPVEQPAAVTDLLVRHFSTAWQPAYDTGTGQMAIVAAPAKPVLAPVQPQPAPVAEIAPAVVPPQPTGRPDPYDAGIKVRREVLGDAHVDRALAQADEFSGDFQEFITRYAWGEIWDRPGLDRRSRSCVTLTALVAGGHLDELAFHTRAALRNGLTPDEIKEVLLQAAVYCGVPAANSAFKVAQQVIREETTPQE; this is translated from the coding sequence GTGAGTGAGACACCGTCGAACACCCTGCAATACCGCTTTGACGGGCCAGAAGAGGCTCCCGTCCTGATCTTGGGTCCCTCACTGGGTACCACATGGCACATGTGGGACCGGCAGGTCCCCGAGCTGACCCAGCACTGGCGCGTCTTCCGGTTCGACCTGCCCGGACACGGCGGCGCGCCCGCGTACCCGGCGGGCTCCGTCACCGACCTCGCCGAACGGCTGCTCGCCACCCTCGACGGCCTCGGCGTGCAGCGCTTCGGCTACGCGGGCTGTGCGCTCGGCGGCGCCCTGGGCCTCGAGCTCGCCCTGCGCCACCCCGGGCGCCTCGCCTCGCTCGCGCTGATCGCCGCCTCGCCGCGCTTCGGCACGGCCGACGAGTTCCGGCAGCGGGGCGTGATCGTGCGCACGAACGGACTCGACCCCATCGCCCGTACCTCACCGGACCGTTGGTTCACCTCCGGTTTCGCCGCCGCCCAGCCCGCGATCACCGAGTGGGCGGTGCAGATGGTGCGCACCACCGACCCGGGCTGCTACATCTCCGCCTGCGAGGCGCTCGCCTCCTTCGACGTACGGGACCGACTCGGCGGCGTCACCGTGCCCACGCTCGTCCTCGTCGGGTCGGACGACCAGGTCACCGGCCCGGCCGAGGCCCGCACCCTGGTCGCCGGCATACCGGACGCCCGCCTCGCCGTCGTGCCCGGCGCCTCCCACCTCGTCCCGGTCGAGCAGCCCGCCGCCGTCACCGACCTGCTGGTCCGGCACTTCTCCACCGCCTGGCAGCCCGCCTACGACACCGGCACCGGCCAGATGGCCATCGTCGCCGCCCCCGCCAAGCCGGTCCTGGCCCCCGTACAGCCGCAGCCCGCCCCCGTCGCCGAGATCGCCCCGGCCGTCGTACCGCCGCAGCCGACGGGCCGGCCGGACCCCTACGACGCCGGGATCAAGGTCCGTCGCGAGGTGCTCGGCGACGCGCACGTCGACCGGGCGCTGGCGCAGGCGGACGAGTTCTCGGGGGACTTCCAGGAGTTCATCACCCGGTACGCATGGGGTGAGATCTGGGACAGACCAGGTCTCGACCGGCGCTCCCGGAGCTGTGTCACCCTCACCGCCCTGGTCGCGGGCGGCCACCTGGACGAACTCGCCTTCCACACCCGCGCCGCCCTGCGCAACGGCCTCACCCCGGACGAGATCAAGGAAGTGCTGCTGCAGGCGGCGGTGTACTGCGGCGTGCCGGCGGCCAACAGCGCGTTCAAGGTCGCCCAGCAGGTCATAAGGGAGGAGACCACCCCGCAGGAGTGA
- a CDS encoding HNH endonuclease family protein: protein MAAKIEVDPETGCWLWTGSCIQVSYEGKTQLVHRVVFRLLVGEIPEGFQVRRADPWGRQFTLCCNPDHLEAVPKKEVLRRRDWESARAMRTHRPHGHAYTLENSYLDPRGFRQCRAERGKSRRVPRAL, encoded by the coding sequence ATGGCAGCCAAGATCGAGGTGGACCCGGAGACCGGCTGCTGGCTGTGGACCGGTAGCTGCATCCAGGTCTCCTACGAGGGAAAGACACAGCTTGTCCACCGTGTGGTGTTCAGGTTGTTGGTCGGTGAGATTCCGGAGGGCTTCCAGGTGCGTCGTGCCGATCCTTGGGGGCGGCAATTTACGCTTTGCTGCAACCCGGACCACCTGGAAGCAGTGCCGAAGAAGGAAGTGCTGCGGCGCAGGGACTGGGAGAGCGCGCGAGCCATGAGGACGCACCGTCCCCACGGCCACGCATACACGCTGGAGAACTCGTATCTGGATCCCCGAGGGTTCCGGCAGTGCCGCGCCGAGAGGGGCAAGAGCCGCCGGGTTCCCCGGGCTCTGTGA
- a CDS encoding site-specific integrase, producing the protein MPPNTKGQIRYRFVVDIGIDPTTGKRKQLTRTFGTLKEAKAEYARITNRHQEGTLAPPRRVDALALKHGRVRGGEAGTPLGVTSVDMSLARLKDALNRAVTRRLVPINVAQHVTIPRRARKEERKNKQEVKPWSVLEVRTFVRGVSEERLYAPLLLSLMGLRPAEVCGLRWEDVDLDNATITIANTRTMMGNRYVVEKDTKSVAGERDLPLPAPVLAALKSFKALQAKEKLALGEAYAESGYVLVHETGAAFTIKQLRRRAYRLMEILGLRRVRLYDARSSCFTFLANNGVPDHILARWAGHTNVKTTKKWYVKPDVEDLREAATTWDGLHAAATEGQA; encoded by the coding sequence TTGCCGCCGAACACGAAGGGGCAGATCCGGTACCGGTTCGTAGTCGATATAGGCATCGACCCCACCACCGGGAAGCGCAAGCAGCTAACTCGTACATTCGGCACGTTGAAGGAAGCGAAGGCCGAGTATGCCCGCATCACCAACCGTCACCAGGAAGGGACGCTCGCACCGCCGAGAAGGGTGGATGCACTGGCTCTGAAGCACGGGCGCGTACGCGGTGGAGAGGCCGGCACCCCACTCGGAGTGACCAGCGTGGACATGAGCCTTGCTCGGCTGAAGGACGCTTTGAACCGAGCCGTGACGCGTCGGCTGGTGCCCATAAACGTCGCCCAGCACGTGACCATTCCGCGCAGAGCACGCAAGGAAGAGAGGAAGAACAAGCAGGAGGTGAAGCCCTGGAGCGTCCTGGAGGTTCGGACGTTCGTCCGTGGCGTCAGCGAAGAACGGCTCTACGCTCCACTCCTGCTGTCCCTCATGGGTCTACGTCCGGCTGAAGTCTGCGGACTCCGGTGGGAAGACGTCGACCTGGACAACGCCACGATCACCATAGCCAACACACGGACGATGATGGGCAATCGGTACGTGGTGGAGAAGGACACCAAGTCCGTGGCCGGTGAACGGGACCTTCCGTTGCCGGCTCCGGTGCTGGCTGCTCTCAAGTCGTTCAAGGCCCTCCAGGCCAAGGAGAAGCTGGCCCTGGGTGAGGCGTACGCAGAGTCCGGGTACGTCTTGGTGCACGAGACCGGAGCAGCCTTCACGATCAAGCAGCTCCGTCGACGCGCGTATCGGCTCATGGAGATCCTCGGTCTCCGCCGAGTCCGTCTCTACGACGCTCGTTCGTCGTGCTTCACGTTTCTGGCCAACAACGGCGTGCCAGATCACATCCTTGCGCGGTGGGCCGGACACACGAATGTGAAGACCACCAAGAAGTGGTATGTGAAGCCGGATGTCGAAGACCTTCGCGAAGCCGCCACAACGTGGGATGGCCTGCACGCTGCTGCGACGGAGGGGCAAGCGTGA
- a CDS encoding IS256 family transposase, protein MTAPDSLPLHALAEDNLAAASPDLLRAMIKTFADALMSAEADALCNAEYGQVSDERVNHRNGYRSREWDTRAGTVELAIPKLRSGSYFPHWLLERRRRAEQALISVVATAYLLGVSTRRVEKLAESLGVTQLSKSQVSAMARHLDEQVAAFRNRPLDQGPYAFVWVDALTQKVREGGRIISVHALIAVGVNADGHREILGIDVATAEDGAGWLAFLRSLIARGLSGVQLVISDAHAGLVDAIGAVLPGSSWQRCRTHYARNLLSQVPKSAQPWVATLLRTVFEQPDTDAVKAQMQHVLDALEAKFPKAAAHLDTAQHDLLAFTAFPREIWRQIWSNNPQERLNKEIRRRTDVVGIFPDRSAVIRLVGAVLAEQNDEWTEARRYMGLDLLAKARLHPIESETDETVLPTELTA, encoded by the coding sequence ATGACCGCACCTGACAGTCTGCCCCTGCACGCCCTTGCCGAGGACAACCTCGCCGCGGCGAGTCCCGATCTGCTGCGCGCGATGATCAAGACATTCGCCGACGCGCTCATGTCCGCGGAGGCAGACGCGCTCTGCAATGCCGAATACGGGCAGGTCAGCGACGAGAGAGTCAATCACCGCAACGGATATCGCTCGCGTGAGTGGGACACGAGGGCCGGCACCGTCGAACTCGCCATCCCCAAGCTCAGGAGCGGGAGTTACTTCCCGCACTGGCTTCTCGAACGACGTCGCCGGGCCGAACAGGCCCTCATCTCGGTGGTCGCCACCGCCTACCTGCTGGGGGTGTCCACCCGCCGTGTCGAGAAGCTCGCCGAGTCGCTCGGCGTCACCCAGCTGTCCAAGTCGCAGGTCTCAGCGATGGCCCGGCACCTCGACGAGCAGGTCGCCGCCTTCCGCAACCGGCCCCTGGACCAGGGCCCTTACGCGTTCGTCTGGGTCGATGCGCTGACCCAGAAGGTCCGTGAGGGCGGCCGGATCATCAGCGTCCACGCCCTGATCGCTGTCGGCGTCAACGCGGACGGTCACCGCGAGATCCTCGGCATCGATGTCGCCACCGCCGAGGACGGCGCCGGCTGGCTGGCCTTCCTGCGCTCGCTGATCGCTCGCGGCCTGTCCGGCGTCCAGCTGGTCATCTCCGACGCCCACGCCGGCCTGGTCGACGCCATCGGCGCGGTCCTGCCCGGCTCATCGTGGCAGCGATGCCGCACGCATTACGCCCGCAACCTGCTCAGCCAGGTCCCGAAATCGGCCCAGCCCTGGGTGGCCACGCTGCTGCGGACCGTCTTCGAACAACCCGACACCGACGCCGTGAAGGCCCAGATGCAGCACGTCCTGGATGCGCTGGAGGCCAAGTTCCCCAAGGCCGCAGCCCACTTGGACACCGCCCAGCACGACCTGCTGGCCTTCACCGCGTTCCCGCGGGAGATCTGGCGGCAGATCTGGTCGAACAACCCGCAGGAACGGCTGAACAAGGAGATCCGCCGCCGCACCGACGTGGTCGGCATCTTCCCTGACCGCAGCGCCGTCATCCGCCTGGTCGGCGCCGTGCTGGCCGAGCAGAACGACGAGTGGACCGAAGCCCGCCGCTACATGGGACTTGACCTGCTGGCCAAGGCCCGCCTCCACCCGATCGAGTCAGAAACCGACGAGACCGTCCTCCCGACCGAACTCACCGCATAG
- a CDS encoding ISL3 family transposase, whose protein sequence is MHSTYQRTLQERPLGPRRVIVRLRVRRFFCDRRSCSRKTFVEQVGGLTERHRRSSVGLTGWLRSIAVELGGRPAARLCRRLRLAAGRTRLLRLLKAPAVPDRAPRVLGVDEFAFRKGCTYGTVLVDAEAGRVVDVLPDRSSETFAAWLQDHPGAEIICRDRATAYTKAIKEAAPGALEVADRWHLLQNLSAAVEKTCHQHRDCLRKHPGQEPELTVPEPVSMKLPVPELPRTQIIERTRHRYEDVHRLVDEGWTISAIARRLNLDRKTVRRFRDTDLDQLLVSARDRRPNGVLEPFKAYLNARFIKTQGQVSGTRLFHEIHERGYRGSRQVVRKHLAALRAGTAEPVRADIPSPRKITSWIMRPRETLTESQDQRLLQVRLACSDISRACDLARAFADLVRHRRGYLLLEWIRQAEQDAPKPMQGFAGFLRQDLDAVIAGLTPPWSSGVVKGHVNRVKTLKRAMYGRASFELLRTRILTQP, encoded by the coding sequence ATGCACAGCACCTACCAACGCACCCTGCAGGAACGGCCGTTGGGTCCCCGCCGGGTCATCGTCCGGCTGCGGGTACGGCGGTTCTTCTGCGACCGCAGGAGCTGTTCTCGAAAGACGTTTGTCGAGCAGGTCGGCGGGCTGACCGAGCGGCACCGCCGCTCGAGCGTCGGGCTGACGGGCTGGCTGCGGTCGATCGCGGTGGAACTCGGCGGCCGTCCGGCCGCGCGACTGTGCCGCCGCCTGCGGCTGGCCGCGGGCCGGACCCGGCTGCTCAGGTTACTGAAGGCGCCGGCGGTGCCAGACCGTGCTCCGCGGGTGCTGGGGGTGGACGAGTTCGCGTTCCGTAAGGGCTGCACCTATGGCACCGTGCTGGTCGACGCCGAGGCCGGCCGGGTCGTGGACGTGCTGCCCGACCGCTCCTCGGAGACGTTCGCGGCCTGGCTACAGGACCATCCCGGCGCGGAGATCATCTGCCGTGACCGGGCCACCGCCTACACCAAGGCGATCAAGGAGGCCGCCCCTGGCGCCCTGGAAGTCGCTGATCGCTGGCATTTGCTGCAGAACCTGTCCGCCGCGGTGGAGAAGACCTGTCACCAGCACCGCGACTGCCTGCGCAAACACCCCGGACAAGAGCCGGAGCTGACGGTGCCGGAACCGGTCTCGATGAAACTGCCGGTGCCGGAACTGCCCCGCACCCAGATCATCGAGCGGACCCGTCACCGCTATGAGGACGTCCACCGCTTGGTGGACGAGGGCTGGACGATCAGCGCGATCGCCCGGCGGCTGAACCTGGACCGCAAGACCGTACGCCGCTTCCGCGACACCGACCTCGACCAACTGCTCGTCTCCGCCCGCGATCGCCGCCCCAACGGGGTGCTGGAGCCGTTCAAGGCATACCTCAACGCTCGCTTCATCAAGACCCAGGGCCAGGTCAGCGGGACCCGCCTGTTCCACGAGATCCACGAACGCGGCTACCGGGGCAGCCGCCAGGTCGTTCGCAAGCACCTCGCCGCCCTGCGGGCGGGCACAGCCGAACCGGTCCGGGCCGACATACCCAGCCCTCGCAAGATCACCTCCTGGATCATGCGCCCACGCGAGACTCTGACCGAGAGCCAGGACCAGCGGCTCCTTCAGGTCCGGCTCGCCTGCTCGGACATCAGCCGGGCCTGCGACCTTGCCCGCGCCTTCGCCGACCTGGTACGTCACCGGCGTGGATACCTGCTGCTGGAGTGGATCCGCCAGGCCGAGCAGGACGCGCCGAAGCCGATGCAGGGCTTCGCCGGGTTCCTCCGTCAGGACCTCGACGCCGTCATCGCCGGGCTCACCCCGCCGTGGAGTTCTGGCGTGGTCAAAGGGCACGTGAACCGGGTCAAAACGCTCAAGAGAGCGATGTATGGCCGGGCCTCGTTCGAACTCCTCCGGACCCGCATCCTCACCCAGCCATGA